The sequence GGCGCCATGTCCAAGGGGTCCAGCGAGCGTTATTTTCAGGACCGGGAATTGTCGGAAAGCAAGTTGGTGCCGGAAGGCGTGGAAGCGAGAATCCCCTACCGGGGGGTTCTGTCATTCACCGTTCACCAGTTGCTCGGCGGGCTGCGCGCCGCGATGGGTTATTGCGGATGCAAGGATATTGCAGAGATGCGCGACAAATCCTCTTTCATCCGCATCACTCCTTCCGGTTTGCGGGAAAGCCATGTTCACGACGTGATCGTGACCAAAGAAGCGCCCAATTATCATATCGAATAGTTAATAAACTCCAAATAGATTCAAGCCCGAAATTTCGTTACCCTTAGCCGAGTCTTCTGAAACATGACAACTGATAAACTGCATGAACAGAAAATCCTCATCCTGGATTACGGTTCCCAGTACACCCAGAACATTGCCCGCAAAGTGCGGGAATGCCAGGTCTATTGCGAAATTCACCCCTGCACCTGGTCCCTGAAAGAAATTCTGGACTTCAAGCCCAAGGGAATCATCCTGTCAGGAGGACCGGCCAGCGTCCTGGCTGAAGGCGCGCCGCATTGCGATCGCGGGCTTTTTCAGGCGGGGATTCCCATACTGGGAGTCTGCTATGGAATGCAGTTGATCACCCACACGCTCAACGGCAAAGTCGCTCCTTCCGAGCACCGGGAATACGGACGCGCGGAGTTGATGATCCGTGAATTCTCCCACCTGTTCGCAGACGTCAAAAATAATTCCACCGTGTGGATGAGCCACGGCGACAAAATATCCAAACCCCCGCCAGGGTTCACGGCTACCGCTTTCACCACCAACTCCCCCATCGCCGCGATCGAAAATCGCATCGACAAAATTTACGGCCTGCAATTTCATCCTGAAGTCGTTCACACGGCGGAAGGCAAAAAAATTCTGCAGAACTTCCTGTTTAAAATATGCCGCTGCAAAGCCAATTGGAAAATAGAATCGCTGGCGGAATATTCCATCAACGAGGTTAAAAAGAAAGTCGGCAAATCCAAAGTTCTTTGCGCTCTCAGTGGAGGGGTCGATTCCTCGGTGGTGGCCATCCTGGTGCATAAGGCCATCGGTGACAACCTGACCTGTATTTTTATCGACAACGGGCTCCTGCGTTCGGAAGAACGGGAAAAAGTAGAAAAAACCTTCCGCGACAATTTCAACATCAACCTGGACGTGATCGACGCCTCCGACCAATTTTTGTTGCGTCTCGAAAACGTGACCGACCCGGAAGAAAAAAGAAAGATCATCGGCAATGTCTTTATCGAAGTGTTCGAAAAAGAAGCCAAACGGGTGGGGAATTTCAAGTTTTTGGCTCAGGGCACCCTGTACCCCGACGTCATCGAATCGGTTTCCTTCAAGGGGCCGTCCGCCGTGATCAAGACCCATCACAACGTCGGTGGCCTGCCGGAAAAAATGGATCTCAAACTTCTGGAGCCGCTGCGCGAACTGTTCAAGGATGAAGTCCGCGTCATGGGGAGAGAACTGGGAATTCCCGAAGAAATTATCGGACGGCAACCTTTTCCCGGCCCCGGCCTCGCCATCCGCATTTTAGGGGAAATCACCGGAGAACGACTGACCATCCTTAGAGCGGCGGACAAAATCATCATCCAGGAAATAAAAGCGGCGGGATTGTACGACAGCATCTGGCAGGCATTCGCGGTGCTTCTGCCGATCAAAACCGTCGGCGTCATGGGCGATTCCAGGACCTACGAAAACGTCATCGCCATCCGCGCGGTGTCCAGCAGTGACGGCATGACGGCGGACTGGGTGCATCTGCCTTACGACCTTTTGGGCAAACTCTCCAACCGCATCATCAACGAAGTACAAGGCGTCAACCGCGTCGTCTACGACATCAGCTCCAAACCCCCCGCCACCATTGAGTGGGAGTAGTTCCCGTCTTTCCCTAACCTATATTTCTCTTCTTTTTCCGCCGCAGATAAACGTACAGCGCCCCCTCGCCGCCGTGTTTGGGTTGCGCCTGAGTGAACGTGATCACCTTTCCCGCAAGCGGCCGCTCGGCAAGCCAGCGCGGGACCTCTCCTCTCAGCACTCCGGTTTTGGACTCAAACCCGCCTTCTCTTCCCCCGCCACTGCCTTTTCCCGTGATCACCAGCAGACAACGTTGCCCCTGCGCGAATCCCTTTTCAATGAACTGAATCAGCTCGTTGTGCGCCTGGGCCTGGGTGTGGCCGTGCAGGTCGAGGCGACTTTCGATAGGAATCTTTCCCTGACGCAGTTTTTCCCCGGTGCGCCGGTCGATGCCGGCTGCAGGCGGCGGCTCCTTTGCTGACTCCGGGTTTTTGGAAGGTTGGGTCTTTGTCTCTGCTTCTTCAGGCTCACCGGCAACCTCAGCGGCGGGTTTTCCGGTTTCCTCCGGGTCCACATTTTTTTTCAGGAGCTTCACATCCTGCATGGCGGAACGCCACAGCGTTTCGTCTTCTGTGTCCGGCTTTTTCGCCGGCCCTTTTTTGCCGCGCTCCGTCACGGGAGTTCACCTCGGGCTGGCGGCGATGTTGCCGCCGTCGATGGTGATGACGCTGCCGGTGGTTTTTTCAGCCAGCGCGAGATCGAGAAAACCCTGCGCCACGTCGGTGTCGTAAACTTCCTTCTCCAAGAGATTGTTTTTGAAGTAATCGTCCGCCGTCAAGCCGCGTGCCGCCGCGCGTTCCTTGATGACATCACCGGTGAACAGCCCCGTCCGCACCCGGTCGGCATTCACCGCATTGGCGCGGACTCCCTCTTTGCCGTAATCGAGGGCGTATTGTTTGGTGAGCGCGACGACGGCGGCTTTCGGTAATGCGTAGGGGCCGAAATTTTTACCGGGATTGAACGCCGCCTTGGAAGCGTTGAATAAAAGTACGCCTCCCGTCCGTTGTTCAAGAAACAGTTTCACCGCCTGGGAAGCCAGTGCCTGATGCGCGAAAAAATTGAGATCGAAACTGGCTCTTAAAGCGGCGGGATCGACATCCCCTATTCTTCCCTGAACCGCGTTGCCGGCATTTGAGATGAGAATATCCAGCCCGCCAAACTCACGCACCAGATGACCGAAGGCTCCCCGGATCGCATTGCCGTCGGTCACATCCAATGCACAGGTGACAACGCTGGCTTTTAAATCTTTTTGCAGAGCGTCTTTGGCCGCTGTCAGTTTTCCGTCATCCCGGTCGATCAGAAACAAATTGGCGCCGTGTTCTGCAAACAACCGGGCGGTAGCCAAACCGATGCCGGACGCCGCGCCGGACACCGCGACGATTTTGCCCTCCAGTTTTTTGGGTTGGCTTTTCCCTAATTTCGCCTGCTCCAGCGACCAGTATTCCATGTCGAACAGATCGTCATCCTGGATCGGTTGATACTCTCCAATGGAGAACGCCTGGTGAATGATGCCCAGGGTGTGCTGGTAGATATCCGCCGCGATCCCGGTTTCCTTGGTGGTCTTGCCGATGGTGATGAGCCCCACGCCATTAAGCAGGATGACGCGGGGAAGCGGATCGAGTTCTTTTTTCTCCACTCCTTTAGCCTGGCTGTTGGTTCGAAAATAATCGTGATAGTTTTCGCTGTACTGCTCCAGGGCCCGGGACACTTCTTCCCACAGGGCATCGGCATCGTCCAAGTTTATAAGGTTCAACAACAACGGTTTTTGTTTGGTGCGGATGACGTGGTCAGGGGTGGCGGTGCCGATCTGCGACCAGGTGGAACACTCCGCACTGCCAGCAAACTCGTATGCAAAAGCATCTTCGCGGTGATGGACCGTCCACGCAACACCCGTCTTCTCGGCATACAATCCGCGCAATACAGGAGCGATTTTAACGAGAAGTTCTTCCTTCCTCAGGCTGGACTTCGAACCATTGATTGGCGATAGAGTTTTTTGCTTTTTTC comes from Nitrospinota bacterium and encodes:
- the guaA gene encoding glutamine-hydrolyzing GMP synthase, with product MTTDKLHEQKILILDYGSQYTQNIARKVRECQVYCEIHPCTWSLKEILDFKPKGIILSGGPASVLAEGAPHCDRGLFQAGIPILGVCYGMQLITHTLNGKVAPSEHREYGRAELMIREFSHLFADVKNNSTVWMSHGDKISKPPPGFTATAFTTNSPIAAIENRIDKIYGLQFHPEVVHTAEGKKILQNFLFKICRCKANWKIESLAEYSINEVKKKVGKSKVLCALSGGVDSSVVAILVHKAIGDNLTCIFIDNGLLRSEEREKVEKTFRDNFNINLDVIDASDQFLLRLENVTDPEEKRKIIGNVFIEVFEKEAKRVGNFKFLAQGTLYPDVIESVSFKGPSAVIKTHHNVGGLPEKMDLKLLEPLRELFKDEVRVMGRELGIPEEIIGRQPFPGPGLAIRILGEITGERLTILRAADKIIIQEIKAAGLYDSIWQAFAVLLPIKTVGVMGDSRTYENVIAIRAVSSSDGMTADWVHLPYDLLGKLSNRIINEVQGVNRVVYDISSKPPATIEWE
- a CDS encoding Smr/MutS family protein; the protein is MTERGKKGPAKKPDTEDETLWRSAMQDVKLLKKNVDPEETGKPAAEVAGEPEEAETKTQPSKNPESAKEPPPAAGIDRRTGEKLRQGKIPIESRLDLHGHTQAQAHNELIQFIEKGFAQGQRCLLVITGKGSGGGREGGFESKTGVLRGEVPRWLAERPLAGKVITFTQAQPKHGGEGALYVYLRRKKKRNIG
- a CDS encoding bifunctional aldolase/short-chain dehydrogenase → MKNRWNDKDAEAAIKTYNDVSEDLALRVYTSRLIGADPALVIHGGGNTSVKSTAKTRVGEEVPVLYVKGSGWDLDTLQPPGLPGVKLDPLLKLRQLDRLSDEDMVNEQRINLLDASSPNPSVETLLHAFLPHKFIDHSHADASLVIANQPNAEAMCREIFGDTFGLVSYIMPGFLLAKAAAEAYEKNPDVKGLVLINHGLFTFGETAKESYDRHIEAVTLAEKFIAGKKQKTLSPINGSKSSLRKEELLVKIAPVLRGLYAEKTGVAWTVHHREDAFAYEFAGSAECSTWSQIGTATPDHVIRTKQKPLLLNLINLDDADALWEEVSRALEQYSENYHDYFRTNSQAKGVEKKELDPLPRVILLNGVGLITIGKTTKETGIAADIYQHTLGIIHQAFSIGEYQPIQDDDLFDMEYWSLEQAKLGKSQPKKLEGKIVAVSGAASGIGLATARLFAEHGANLFLIDRDDGKLTAAKDALQKDLKASVVTCALDVTDGNAIRGAFGHLVREFGGLDILISNAGNAVQGRIGDVDPAALRASFDLNFFAHQALASQAVKLFLEQRTGGVLLFNASKAAFNPGKNFGPYALPKAAVVALTKQYALDYGKEGVRANAVNADRVRTGLFTGDVIKERAAARGLTADDYFKNNLLEKEVYDTDVAQGFLDLALAEKTTGSVITIDGGNIAASPR